A region from the Triticum aestivum cultivar Chinese Spring chromosome 3D, IWGSC CS RefSeq v2.1, whole genome shotgun sequence genome encodes:
- the LOC123077691 gene encoding B-box zinc finger protein 22: MKVLCSACEAAEARVVCCADEAALCARCDRDVHDANRLAGKHHRLPLLSAASNPPAVSAPNRDICQEGHAYFFCVEDRALLCRSCDVAVHTANTFVSAHRRFLLTGVQVGLEPDEQEEPVPEPEPEPQPPNNASSAPLQPPMCPRKRSPTPLYSDGDIDWAAGPDVGITGNLPDWSVIDEQFGSGTPALRPAEPEVIKAPPKKSPRVAVTAARAALFGGSMPDWPLDEFFGFTEFNSGFGFAENGTSKADSGKLSSPNRRSMSSSSSGNAAQNAQDFFGQVPEVHWSRSSMPELPSPPTASGLHWQGDPHYGSASDSAAVFVPDICSPENPFRCFTAGADQQLKRRRRC, translated from the exons ATGAAGGTGCTCTGCTCTGCGTGCGAGGCGGCCGAGGCGCGCGTCGTCTGCTGCGCCGACGAGGCCGCCCTATGCGCGCGCTGCGACCGCGACGTGCACGACGCCAACCGCCTCGCCGGCAAGCACCACCGCCTGCCCCTCCTCTCCGCCGCCTCCAACCCGCCCGCCGTGTCCGCGCCGAACCGCGACATATGCCAG GAGGGCCACGCCTACTTCTTCTGCGTGGAGGACCGCGCGCTGCTCTGCCGTAGCTGTGACGTCGCCGTGCACACTGCCAACACCTTCGTCTCCGCGCACCGGAGGTTCCTCCTCACCGGCGTCCAGGTCGGCCTCGAGCCCGACGAACAAGAAGAACCGGtgccagagcctgagccggagccgCAACCGCCCAACAACGCCTCGTCGGCTCCCCTGCAACCACCGATGTGCCCCAGGAAGAGGAGCCCGACGCCGCTCTACAGCGATGGAGACATCGACTGGGCGGCCGGCCCGGACGTCGGCATCACGGGGAACTTGCCCGATTGGTCGGTCATCGATGAGCAGTTCGGCAGCGGTACCCCGGCGTTGAGGCCCGCGGAGCCGGAGGTAATCAAAGCCCCTCCGAAGAAGAGCCCCCGGGTGGCCgtcacggcggcgcgcgcggccctTTTTGGCGGGAGCATGCCGGACTGGCCGCTGGACGAGTTCTTTGGATTCACCGAGTTCAACTCCGGCTTCGGATTCGCGGAAAATGGCACGTCCAAG GCCGACAGCGGGAAGCTCAGCTCGCCGAACCGCCGTTcgatgtcgtcgtcctcctccggaAACGCCGCCCAGAACGCGCAAGATTTCTTCGGCCAGGTGCCGGAGGTCCACTGGTCGAGGTCGTCCATGCCGGAGCTCCCCTCCCCGCCGACGGCCTCAGGCCTCCACTGGCAGGGAGACCCGCATTACGGCTCTGCCTCTGACTCCGCGGCCGTGTTCGTGCCGGACATCTGCTCCCCGGAGAACCCCTTCCGGTGCTTCACGGCGGGCGCCGATCAACAGCTCAAGCGCCGGCGGCGATGCTAA